The sequence AACCCGCTGCTCGCGCTGCGCGTGACGGCGGCCGTGGAGGACTGGGAGGCCCGGAGCCGGCTGGTGTCCGCCCTCTACGCCTCCGCGTGGGGAGGAGGGAAGGGCGTCGAGACACCCGAGGCCGTGTCCTCCGCCATCCAGGCCGCGGGGCTCGACGCATCCTCGCTGCTGGCCGCCGCGCAGACGCAGGAGGTGAAGGACCGCGTGCGCCGCAACACGGAGGAGGCGCTCGCCGCCGGGGCGTTCGGCGTGCCCAGCATCCTCGCGGACGGGGAGCTGTTCTTCGGGGTGGACTCGCTCGAGCACCTGGAGCAGTACCTGCGCGGCGAGGACCCTCTTTCCAACGTGGACCTCGAGCGCTGGCGCGACCTGCCGTCGACCGCGTCCCGGCGCTGATGCCGCGCACGGAGCCTCGGCTTTTCCGCTAGGGTGCCCGGACCTCCCTTCGAGGTCCTCCGCGCATGAACGTCCTCGTCGAGCTGGGCTTCGTCGTCGCCAGCCTCGTGCTCGCCATCGTCCTGCTGGCGCTCAACCTCTGGCGCGCCATCCTCTTCCTCTTCCCCGCCAGCGTCCGCGTGGAGCCCGAGGCTCCCGCCGACCAGATGGACCTCCCCGTGGAGCTGGAGACGCTGGCCACGCAGTTGAAGGTGCTCGGCTTCGTGCCGCTCGGCAGCCACGAGGAGAAGCCCCGCCTCCAGAAGGCCACGCGCTCCTACGACTGGGCCCACCCCGGCGAGCGCGTCTTCGCCACGCTCCACCTGGGGCAGGGCGACACGCCCCGGCTCTACCTCCTCACCCCGGTGTCGCCCGGCGGCTTCGTCATCACCGCTGGCTACCGCCGCCCCGCGCTGGAGGTGCCCGGCGTCTACCGCTCCGGTTCACTGGAGGACGCTTCGCCGGAGCGCCTGCTGCGCGCCCACCTGCGCCGCCTGGAGGGCTTCACGCCCACCGGCGACTTCACCTGGGAAGGTCGCGTGGAGGCCGGGCGTTCCTGGTACCAGGGGCTCGGCCGCAAGGAGATTCGGCGGCAGAACCTCCAGGGGTTGTTGTGGACCGTCATGGCGCTGGCCATCGTCGTCAGCGCCTTCCTGGGCAGACGGGGGCCCTGACGACCCGGACATACACCTCAAGACGTCACGGCGTGCGTGCACCGCGCGCCCGTTGAGAGTAGGTAGACGACCACCATGAAGAGCGTGTCCAAGACCGAGGAGATCTACTTCCTGTCCGGCAAGCGCACCCCGTTCGGAACCTACGGGGGAAGCCTGAAGGACCTCAGCGCCACCGACCTCGCCGTGGAGTCCGCGAAGGCGGCCCTCGCCCAGGCGAAGGTGTCCCCCGAGGACGTCCAGCACGTCGTGTACGGGAACGTGGTGCAGACCAGCTCGGATGCCATCTACCTGCCTCGCCACGTGGGCCTGCGCACCGGCGTGCCCGTCCCGGTGCCCG comes from Pyxidicoccus parkwaysis and encodes:
- a CDS encoding 2-hydroxychromene-2-carboxylate isomerase; translation: MAPAPLRFCLDYLSPYAYLAWTRMPAIAARHGRVVEPVPVLLAGLLNALGNVGPAEIPPKRVYVFKHTSRIAHGFGVPLVPPPSHPFNPLLALRVTAAVEDWEARSRLVSALYASAWGGGKGVETPEAVSSAIQAAGLDASSLLAAAQTQEVKDRVRRNTEEALAAGAFGVPSILADGELFFGVDSLEHLEQYLRGEDPLSNVDLERWRDLPSTASRR